From Haloarcula sp. CBA1127, a single genomic window includes:
- a CDS encoding carbohydrate ABC transporter permease has protein sequence MSTVSRAADRIESVPFLTRDDASLLLVLPGLFVFSAFMLFPVLYLLGISFTNAEPANLFAGEGVIAVLTFGDALFVGLENYADVLTDGQFWNSFGVTWLFVATSVTLKIGASLAIALIVTSELVRGKRVLRSLIIFPMGLPPIFTITVWRGIFSSAEFGLMNQLLTAFGASSVAWLSGRWTAFVAYNVTEAWLAYPFMVIITVSALQDVPEELHEAAVVDGAGFLARFAHITLPSIKRPVLFASILTSAASFQQFLIPFVFNQGGPARANELIVVYGYREALSFQQYGRGAAISIIALVFIGAFMWLNVKKGKLADGVND, from the coding sequence ATGAGTACGGTTTCACGAGCGGCGGACCGCATCGAGTCGGTCCCGTTTCTGACGCGGGACGACGCGTCGTTACTGCTAGTGCTCCCGGGGCTGTTCGTCTTCTCGGCGTTCATGCTGTTCCCGGTCCTCTACTTGCTAGGTATCTCCTTTACCAACGCCGAGCCGGCCAATCTGTTCGCCGGTGAGGGCGTCATCGCCGTGCTCACGTTCGGCGACGCGCTGTTCGTCGGGCTAGAGAACTACGCCGACGTGCTGACTGATGGCCAGTTCTGGAACTCCTTTGGCGTCACCTGGCTGTTTGTCGCCACGAGCGTCACGCTCAAAATCGGGGCAAGCCTGGCTATCGCGCTCATCGTGACCAGCGAACTCGTCCGCGGCAAGCGTGTCCTGCGCTCGCTCATCATCTTCCCGATGGGGCTGCCGCCGATTTTCACTATCACCGTGTGGCGCGGCATCTTCAGTTCCGCCGAGTTCGGGCTGATGAACCAGCTACTGACCGCGTTCGGGGCGAGTTCGGTCGCGTGGCTCTCGGGCCGCTGGACTGCCTTCGTCGCGTACAACGTCACGGAGGCGTGGCTGGCGTACCCGTTCATGGTCATCATCACCGTCAGCGCGCTCCAAGACGTGCCCGAAGAACTCCACGAGGCGGCCGTCGTCGACGGCGCGGGCTTTCTCGCACGCTTTGCCCACATCACCCTGCCGTCGATCAAGCGGCCTGTGCTGTTCGCATCGATTCTGACATCTGCGGCGTCGTTCCAGCAGTTCCTCATTCCGTTCGTGTTCAACCAGGGCGGCCCGGCGCGGGCGAACGAACTCATCGTCGTCTACGGCTACCGTGAGGCGCTGTCGTTCCAGCAGTACGGTCGTGGTGCGGCCATCAGCATCATCGCGCTCGTGTTCATCGGCGCGTTCATGTGGCTCAACGTCAAGAAAGGGAAACTCGCCGACGGGGTGAACGACTGA